A region of Aliivibrio fischeri DNA encodes the following proteins:
- the mnmE gene encoding tRNA uridine-5-carboxymethylaminomethyl(34) synthesis GTPase MnmE — protein sequence MTLHTDTIVAQATAPGRGGVGIIRVSGPKAKDVALAVIGKELKPRYAEYAPFKDENGLELDQGIALYFPNPHSFTGEDVLELQGHGGPVVMDMLIKRILKIDGIRTARPGEFSERAFLNDKMDLAQAEAIADLIDASSEEAAKSALNSLQGVFSNKINTLVESLIYLRIYVEAAIDFPEEEIDFLADGKVSGDLQGIIDNLNAVRKEANQGAIMREGMKVVIAGRPNAGKSSLLNALSGKDTAIVTDIAGTTRDVLREHIHIDGMPLHIIDTAGLREASDEVERIGIERAWDEIAQADRVLFMVDGTTTDATDPKLIWPEFLDRLPKNMGMTVIRNKADQTGEDLGICHVNDPTLIRLSAKTGEGVDALRNHLKECMGFSGNQEGGFMARRRHLEALEKAAQHLDIGQQQLEGYMAGEILAEELRIAQQHLSEITGEFTSDDLLGRIFTSFCIGK from the coding sequence ATGACACTACATACAGACACCATTGTTGCACAAGCAACAGCACCAGGCCGAGGCGGCGTTGGCATCATTCGCGTATCAGGTCCAAAAGCAAAAGACGTTGCGCTTGCTGTTATTGGTAAAGAACTAAAACCTCGTTACGCAGAATATGCGCCATTTAAAGATGAAAATGGATTGGAGCTTGATCAGGGTATTGCTCTTTACTTCCCAAACCCACATTCATTTACCGGTGAAGACGTATTAGAACTTCAAGGTCATGGTGGTCCTGTCGTCATGGATATGCTAATCAAACGCATTCTAAAGATTGATGGTATCCGTACAGCACGTCCAGGAGAGTTCTCAGAAAGAGCTTTCTTAAACGACAAAATGGATTTAGCTCAAGCAGAAGCGATTGCTGATTTAATTGATGCAAGCTCTGAAGAAGCGGCTAAATCAGCCTTAAATTCATTACAAGGTGTTTTCTCAAATAAGATTAATACCTTAGTTGAATCGCTTATCTATCTACGTATTTACGTTGAAGCAGCAATCGACTTCCCTGAAGAGGAAATCGATTTTCTTGCCGATGGTAAAGTCAGTGGTGATTTACAAGGCATCATTGATAACCTTAATGCGGTTCGTAAAGAAGCGAACCAAGGTGCCATCATGCGTGAAGGTATGAAGGTTGTTATCGCAGGTCGTCCAAATGCAGGTAAATCTAGCCTTCTTAACGCATTATCAGGTAAAGATACCGCTATCGTTACCGACATAGCTGGTACAACCCGTGACGTGCTTAGAGAGCACATTCATATTGATGGTATGCCATTGCATATTATTGATACTGCAGGCCTTCGTGAAGCGTCTGATGAAGTTGAACGTATTGGTATTGAAAGAGCTTGGGATGAAATAGCCCAAGCTGACCGCGTTTTATTTATGGTTGATGGAACAACAACAGACGCAACAGACCCTAAATTAATTTGGCCTGAATTCCTTGATCGTCTACCAAAAAACATGGGAATGACAGTGATCAGAAACAAGGCGGATCAAACCGGTGAAGATCTCGGTATTTGCCATGTTAATGATCCTACATTGATTCGCCTATCAGCAAAAACAGGTGAAGGGGTTGATGCACTGCGTAACCATTTAAAAGAGTGCATGGGCTTCTCGGGTAACCAAGAAGGTGGCTTTATGGCTCGTCGACGCCATCTAGAAGCCTTAGAAAAAGCAGCTCAACACCTCGATATAGGTCAGCAACAATTAGAAGGTTACATGGCGGGAGAAATCCTTGCAGAAGAACTTCGTATTGCACAACAACATTTAAGTGAAATCACCGGTGAATTTACCTCTGATGATTTACTTGGACGTATATTTACTTCATTCTGTATTGGTAAATAA
- the rpmH gene encoding 50S ribosomal protein L34 → MKRTFQPSVLKRKRSHGFRARMATKNGRNVINARRAKGRKRLSK, encoded by the coding sequence ATGAAACGCACTTTCCAACCTTCAGTTCTTAAGCGTAAACGCTCTCACGGTTTCCGTGCACGTATGGCTACTAAGAACGGTCGTAACGTAATTAACGCTCGTCGTGCTAAAGGCCGTAAGCGTCTATCTAAGTAA
- the yidD gene encoding membrane protein insertion efficiency factor YidD produces the protein MASPVSPFSWIAIGLIRFYQLVISPMIGPRCRFTPTCSHYAIEALKSHGLVKGCWLSGKRLLKCHPLNDGGYDPVPPKQHKDREQ, from the coding sequence ATGGCATCGCCTGTCTCGCCCTTCTCGTGGATAGCAATCGGTCTTATCCGTTTTTATCAACTCGTCATCAGTCCAATGATTGGACCTCGCTGTCGATTTACTCCAACGTGTTCACATTATGCAATTGAAGCACTAAAGTCACACGGTTTAGTAAAAGGGTGTTGGCTATCTGGCAAACGTCTATTAAAATGTCATCCTTTGAATGATGGGGGCTATGACCCCGTCCCACCCAAGCAGCATAAAGACAGAGAACAATAA
- the dnaA gene encoding chromosomal replication initiator protein DnaA, with translation MSSSLWLQCLQRLQEELPSAEFSMWVRPLQAELNDNTLTLFAPNRFVLDWVRDKYLNSINSLLNEFCGNDIPTLRFEVGSKPVSAPAVPKQTAADVAAATSAPAQLQARQSVHKPWESEGAGPVAADLNHRSNVNPKHKFTNFVEGKSNQLGLAAARQVSDNPGTAYNPLFLYGGTGLGKTHLLHAVGNAIVDSKPDARVVYMHSERFVQDMVKALQNNAIEEFKRYYRSVDALLIDDIQFFANKERSQEEFFHTFNALLEGNQQIILTSDRYPKEINGVEDRLKSRFGWGLTVAIEPPELETRVAILMKKAEDHQIHLADEVAFFIAKRLRSNVRELEGALNRVIANANFTGRAITIDFVREALRDLLALQEKLVTIDNIQKTVAEYYKIKMADLLSKRRSRSVARPRQLAMALSKELTNHSLPEIGDAFGGRDHTTVLHACRKIAQLREESHDIKEDYSNLIRTLSS, from the coding sequence GTGTCTTCATCGCTTTGGCTTCAGTGTTTACAGCGCCTTCAAGAAGAATTACCTTCCGCAGAATTCAGTATGTGGGTTAGACCACTACAAGCAGAATTAAATGACAATACCCTAACGCTATTTGCACCGAATCGATTTGTACTCGATTGGGTACGTGATAAGTACTTAAATAGCATTAACTCATTATTAAATGAGTTCTGTGGTAATGATATTCCTACCTTACGTTTTGAGGTGGGGAGTAAACCTGTATCTGCTCCTGCTGTACCAAAGCAGACTGCTGCTGATGTTGCTGCGGCAACTTCGGCTCCAGCGCAGCTTCAAGCGCGTCAATCTGTCCATAAACCTTGGGAATCTGAGGGTGCAGGCCCTGTTGCTGCGGATCTAAACCATCGCTCAAACGTCAACCCTAAGCATAAATTTACTAACTTTGTTGAAGGTAAATCGAACCAACTTGGTTTGGCGGCTGCACGTCAGGTTTCTGATAACCCTGGTACAGCTTATAACCCTCTCTTTTTATATGGGGGGACGGGTTTAGGTAAAACGCATTTATTGCACGCAGTCGGTAATGCTATTGTTGATAGTAAGCCGGATGCTCGAGTGGTTTATATGCACTCTGAGCGTTTTGTTCAAGATATGGTTAAAGCATTGCAAAATAATGCGATTGAAGAATTCAAACGTTATTACCGTAGTGTTGATGCTTTGCTTATCGATGATATTCAATTCTTCGCAAATAAAGAGCGTTCTCAAGAAGAGTTTTTTCATACCTTTAATGCGTTGCTTGAAGGTAATCAACAAATCATTCTTACGTCAGATAGATACCCTAAAGAAATTAATGGGGTTGAAGATCGTCTTAAGTCTCGTTTTGGTTGGGGTCTTACAGTTGCGATTGAACCGCCAGAATTAGAAACCCGCGTTGCTATCTTGATGAAGAAAGCAGAAGATCACCAAATTCATTTAGCGGATGAAGTTGCCTTCTTTATTGCTAAGCGCTTACGTTCAAATGTACGTGAATTAGAAGGGGCATTAAATCGTGTTATTGCGAATGCCAATTTTACTGGTCGTGCAATTACGATTGATTTTGTACGTGAAGCATTACGTGATTTATTAGCGTTACAAGAAAAGCTAGTTACGATTGATAATATTCAAAAAACTGTTGCTGAGTACTATAAGATCAAAATGGCGGATTTATTATCTAAACGTCGTTCTCGTTCTGTTGCTCGCCCACGTCAACTTGCAATGGCGCTGTCAAAAGAGTTAACTAACCACAGCTTACCTGAGATTGGTGATGCGTTTGGTGGTCGTGACCATACGACGGTGTTACATGCTTGCCGTAAGATTGCGCAACTTCGCGAAGAAAGTCATGATATTAAAGAAGATTATTCTAATTTAATTCGTACATTGTCATCGTAA
- a CDS encoding amino acid ABC transporter ATP-binding protein has translation MIKVKNLHKSFGDTQVLAGIDLEINKGEIIAVIGSSGTGKSTLLRCINFLETANKGVISIGDVSVDSEQHTKSDVLALRRKTGFIFQNYALFAHLTARQNIAEGLITVHKWRKDDALKKAQQILDDIGLGDKGDNYPAALSGGQQQRVGIGRAMALETELLLFDEPTSALDPEWVNEVLTLMKKLATQHQTMLVVTHEMQFAREVADRVIYMSDGKIVEQGTPEQIFGYPQDPKLQKFLNQVGIE, from the coding sequence ATGATAAAAGTTAAAAACTTACATAAGAGCTTTGGCGACACTCAAGTTCTTGCAGGAATAGATCTTGAAATAAATAAAGGAGAGATCATTGCTGTTATCGGTTCTAGTGGAACAGGTAAATCCACTCTGCTTCGTTGTATTAATTTTCTTGAAACAGCAAATAAAGGCGTGATCAGTATCGGTGATGTCAGCGTCGATAGTGAACAACACACAAAAAGTGATGTGTTGGCTTTGCGAAGAAAAACTGGGTTTATTTTCCAGAATTACGCTCTTTTTGCACATTTAACTGCTCGTCAGAATATTGCAGAAGGCCTAATAACTGTCCACAAGTGGAGAAAGGACGACGCTCTAAAAAAAGCACAACAAATTTTAGATGATATAGGACTCGGTGATAAAGGAGATAATTACCCTGCGGCTTTATCTGGAGGTCAACAACAACGAGTTGGTATTGGCCGAGCTATGGCATTAGAAACTGAACTACTATTATTTGATGAGCCCACGTCAGCACTGGATCCGGAATGGGTTAATGAGGTGCTAACTTTAATGAAAAAACTGGCTACACAGCACCAAACGATGCTAGTTGTCACTCATGAGATGCAATTTGCAAGAGAAGTAGCCGATCGTGTCATCTATATGTCTGATGGAAAGATCGTCGAACAAGGAACGCCAGAGCAAATTTTTGGTTATCCACAGGATCCTAAATTGCAGAAATTCTTAAATCAAGTTGGGATCGAATAA
- the yidC gene encoding membrane protein insertase YidC, with product MDTQRNILLLALALVSFLLFQQWQVETNPQQPATVSTVQQTQTDGDVPTSSTANSDTPADSAQSDKLITITTDVLTLKVDTLGGDIIESVLNKYDAELGSKAKFVLLKNDATHSYVAQSGLIGPQGIDSNSGRAQFTAQKTDYVLAEGQNELRVPLTLVKDGITYTKTLILKRDSYAIDVDYTVDNQSSAPATVEMYTNLKQNLMDDGGSLTMPTYRGAAYSTEDTRYKKYSFDDMEDKNLSIDMTNGQGWAGMLQHYFASAWIPRNVNDAKLTSRVAGDYGYIGVRMPSVTIPAGQEATLSATLWTGPKLQKEMAATAPYLDLTVDYGWLWFIASPLHKLLSFIQGIVVNWGLAIIVLTFIVRGAMYPLTKAQYTSMAKMRMLQPKLTAMRERIGDDRQRMSQEMMELYKKEKVNPLGGCLPILLQMPIFISLYWALMESVELRHTPFFGWITDLSAQDPYYILPLLMGASMFLIQKMSPTTVTDPMQQKIMTFMPVMFTVFFLWFPSGLVLYWLVSNIVTLIQQTLIYRALEKKGLHSK from the coding sequence ATGGATACCCAACGTAATATTCTGTTGCTCGCACTGGCTTTAGTTTCTTTTTTACTTTTCCAACAATGGCAAGTAGAAACTAATCCGCAGCAACCAGCTACAGTTAGTACCGTTCAACAAACACAAACGGATGGTGATGTTCCAACTTCTTCAACAGCAAACAGTGATACACCAGCCGATTCAGCACAGTCTGACAAGCTGATCACAATCACAACTGATGTGCTTACTTTAAAAGTAGATACATTGGGTGGTGACATCATTGAATCTGTTCTTAATAAATACGACGCAGAACTAGGCTCTAAAGCTAAATTTGTTCTTCTTAAGAACGACGCAACACACAGCTACGTTGCTCAAAGTGGTCTAATCGGTCCTCAAGGTATCGATTCAAACTCTGGTCGTGCTCAATTTACAGCACAAAAAACAGATTACGTTTTAGCTGAAGGCCAAAACGAATTACGTGTTCCTTTAACATTAGTGAAAGACGGTATTACTTATACTAAAACACTAATCCTTAAACGCGACAGCTACGCTATTGATGTTGATTACACGGTTGATAACCAATCTTCAGCACCAGCAACTGTTGAAATGTACACAAACCTAAAGCAAAACTTAATGGATGATGGCGGTAGTCTTACTATGCCAACATACCGTGGTGCTGCTTATTCAACAGAAGATACACGCTATAAAAAATACAGCTTTGACGACATGGAAGATAAAAACTTATCTATCGACATGACAAACGGTCAAGGTTGGGCGGGTATGCTACAACACTACTTCGCTTCAGCTTGGATTCCTCGTAACGTAAATGATGCAAAACTGACATCTCGCGTAGCAGGTGACTATGGTTACATTGGCGTTCGTATGCCTTCTGTAACTATTCCAGCAGGTCAAGAAGCAACACTTTCTGCAACACTTTGGACAGGTCCAAAACTTCAGAAAGAAATGGCTGCTACAGCACCTTACCTAGACCTAACTGTTGATTACGGTTGGTTATGGTTTATCGCTTCACCACTTCATAAACTATTGTCTTTCATCCAAGGCATCGTTGTGAACTGGGGTCTAGCAATCATTGTTCTTACTTTCATCGTTCGTGGTGCAATGTACCCACTAACGAAAGCACAATACACATCAATGGCTAAAATGCGTATGCTTCAACCTAAGTTGACAGCGATGCGTGAACGTATTGGCGATGACCGTCAGCGTATGAGCCAAGAAATGATGGAGCTTTACAAGAAAGAAAAAGTAAACCCACTAGGTGGTTGTTTACCAATTCTTCTTCAAATGCCAATCTTCATTTCACTGTACTGGGCATTAATGGAATCTGTTGAACTTCGTCATACTCCATTCTTTGGTTGGATCACGGATTTATCAGCACAAGACCCATACTACATCCTGCCATTATTAATGGGTGCAAGTATGTTCTTAATCCAGAAGATGAGCCCAACAACAGTAACGGATCCAATGCAACAGAAGATCATGACGTTCATGCCTGTTATGTTCACTGTATTCTTCTTATGGTTCCCATCTGGCCTAGTTCTTTACTGGTTAGTATCAAACATCGTAACGTTAATTCAGCAAACTCTGATTTACCGTGCTCTAGAGAAAAAAGGCTTACATTCTAAGTAA
- a CDS encoding amino acid ABC transporter substrate-binding protein, producing the protein MKWTKNILAGLALTLATTQFAQAATEVKVGMSGRYFPFTFVKQDKLQGFEVDLWDEIGRRNDYNVEYVTASFSGLFGLLETGRIDTISNQITKTKEREAKYLFADPYVVDGAQITVRKGNDSIKSIDDLNGKTVAVNLGSNFEKLLRDHDKSEQINIKTYDTGIEHDVALGRADAFVMDRLSAAQLIKKSGLPLQLAGKPFETIENAWPFVNNEKGQKLQKEVNQALNAMREDGTLAKISQKWFDSDITQ; encoded by the coding sequence ATGAAATGGACGAAGAATATCCTCGCAGGATTAGCACTAACATTAGCAACCACTCAATTTGCACAAGCAGCAACAGAAGTAAAAGTGGGGATGTCAGGACGCTATTTTCCATTTACCTTTGTTAAGCAAGATAAACTGCAAGGATTTGAAGTCGATTTATGGGATGAGATTGGTCGCCGCAACGATTATAACGTTGAATACGTAACTGCTAGCTTTTCAGGTCTTTTCGGCTTATTAGAAACGGGGCGAATTGATACGATTTCAAATCAAATTACCAAAACCAAAGAACGTGAAGCAAAGTATCTATTTGCTGACCCTTATGTCGTAGATGGTGCGCAAATTACGGTACGTAAAGGCAATGACAGCATCAAAAGCATTGATGATTTAAATGGTAAAACCGTTGCCGTTAATTTAGGTTCAAACTTTGAGAAATTACTGCGTGATCACGACAAATCAGAGCAAATCAATATCAAAACATACGATACAGGTATTGAGCATGATGTTGCTTTAGGACGTGCAGACGCTTTTGTGATGGATCGACTTTCTGCAGCTCAATTAATCAAGAAATCTGGTCTTCCTTTGCAACTAGCTGGTAAACCATTTGAAACCATTGAGAATGCATGGCCATTTGTAAACAATGAAAAAGGCCAAAAGCTACAAAAAGAAGTGAATCAAGCATTAAACGCTATGAGAGAGGATGGTACATTAGCAAAAATCTCTCAGAAATGGTTCGATTCAGACATCACTCAATAA
- a CDS encoding amino acid ABC transporter permease, with amino-acid sequence MGFDFTYMIELLPILFKYLGTTMEMALWGLLFSLALALVLANLRVFKVPVFDQLSQLYISFFRGTPLLVQLFLLYYGLPQVFPIFVGLDAFSAAVIGLTLHFAAYMAESIRAAIIGIDRSQMEASLSIGMTTSQAMRRIILPQATRVALPSLMNYFIDMIKSTSLAFTLGVAEIMAKAQMEASSSFKFFEAFLAVALIYWGVVVILTRVQIWAEEKLNKAYVR; translated from the coding sequence ATGGGATTTGATTTTACCTACATGATTGAGTTGTTACCTATATTATTTAAATATTTAGGTACCACAATGGAAATGGCGTTATGGGGATTACTCTTTTCCTTAGCCCTTGCGTTAGTACTCGCTAACTTACGAGTATTTAAAGTGCCTGTATTTGATCAACTAAGCCAACTCTATATTAGCTTCTTTCGAGGAACGCCATTATTAGTGCAGCTTTTCCTCCTTTATTACGGACTTCCTCAAGTCTTTCCTATCTTTGTAGGATTAGATGCATTTAGTGCCGCAGTTATAGGCCTTACTCTTCATTTTGCAGCCTACATGGCTGAGAGCATTCGTGCGGCTATTATTGGTATTGACCGTAGCCAAATGGAAGCTAGTCTTTCTATTGGGATGACAACATCTCAAGCAATGCGCCGAATAATTTTACCTCAAGCAACTCGCGTCGCTCTGCCTTCTTTAATGAATTACTTCATCGATATGATCAAATCCACCTCTCTAGCTTTTACTTTAGGTGTTGCAGAAATCATGGCAAAAGCACAAATGGAAGCCTCATCTAGCTTTAAGTTCTTTGAAGCTTTCCTTGCAGTAGCACTTATTTATTGGGGAGTTGTCGTTATTCTGACTCGAGTACAAATTTGGGCCGAAGAAAAACTAAATAAGGCGTATGTACGATGA
- the recF gene encoding DNA replication/repair protein RecF, producing MPLSRLIINDFRNITTCDIQLSSGFNFVIGPNGSGKTSVLEAIYLLGHGRSFKSSLTGRIIRNDCDELFIHGRFTTPELFELPIGINKQRDGTTEVKIGGESGQKLAQLAKVLPLQLIHPEGFELVTDGPKFRRAFIDWGVFHVEPAFYDAWSRVKRLTKQRNALLKTANSYRELSYWDLELAQLAEKIDQWRVDYINHISEATQQICQAFLPEYDIKLSYYRGWDRETPYAELLKKNFERDKQLGYTVGGPNKADLRIKVAGTPVEDVLSRGQLKLMVCALRLAQGQHLTEATGKQCIYLIDDFASELDSHRRQLLAQYLKQTKAQVFISSITAEQIADMHDDESKMFEIEHGKIAQG from the coding sequence ATGCCATTATCTCGTTTAATCATTAATGATTTTCGTAATATAACGACGTGTGATATTCAATTATCATCCGGCTTTAACTTTGTTATTGGCCCTAATGGCAGTGGAAAAACCAGTGTCCTTGAAGCGATTTATTTGCTCGGACATGGGCGTTCATTTAAGAGCTCGTTAACAGGTCGAATTATTCGAAATGACTGTGACGAGCTTTTTATTCATGGACGATTTACCACTCCAGAGCTGTTTGAATTACCTATTGGTATAAATAAACAGCGCGATGGCACAACTGAGGTTAAAATAGGCGGAGAAAGTGGTCAAAAACTGGCACAATTAGCGAAAGTGTTACCACTTCAATTAATTCACCCTGAAGGGTTTGAATTAGTTACCGATGGCCCTAAATTTCGCCGTGCATTTATCGATTGGGGAGTGTTTCACGTGGAACCTGCATTTTATGATGCATGGAGCCGAGTGAAGCGATTAACCAAACAACGTAATGCATTATTAAAAACGGCAAATAGCTATCGTGAATTGAGTTATTGGGATTTGGAACTTGCTCAACTGGCTGAGAAGATCGATCAGTGGCGAGTGGATTACATCAATCACATATCTGAAGCAACTCAACAAATATGTCAGGCATTCTTACCAGAATATGACATAAAGCTGTCATACTATCGCGGTTGGGACAGAGAAACCCCATACGCAGAATTGCTCAAGAAGAACTTTGAGCGTGATAAACAGCTGGGCTATACCGTTGGCGGCCCAAATAAAGCCGACTTAAGAATTAAAGTTGCAGGCACTCCTGTTGAGGATGTGTTGTCTCGCGGTCAACTTAAGTTGATGGTGTGTGCATTACGATTAGCACAAGGACAACATTTAACTGAGGCAACAGGAAAGCAATGCATCTATTTAATAGACGATTTTGCTTCTGAACTGGATAGCCATCGTCGCCAATTGCTGGCTCAATATTTGAAACAGACAAAGGCGCAGGTGTTTATTAGTTCGATTACTGCTGAACAGATTGCAGATATGCATGATGATGAAAGCAAGATGTTCGAGATTGAACATGGCAAAATAGCCCAAGGATAA
- the rnpA gene encoding ribonuclease P protein component, translated as MNYDFSRELRLLTPEDYKFVFKQAHRAGSPHFTILARENSLSHPRLGLAVPKKQIKTAVGRNKFKRIVRESFRNKQHSLPAKDFVVIAKKSAQELSNEDFNKLLDKLWHRLSRPSRG; from the coding sequence ATGAATTACGATTTCTCTCGGGAGTTACGCTTGTTAACTCCCGAAGATTACAAATTTGTCTTCAAGCAAGCTCATCGAGCTGGCTCGCCTCATTTCACCATTCTTGCTAGAGAAAACTCTCTTTCACACCCTCGTTTAGGTCTCGCTGTTCCTAAGAAGCAAATTAAAACTGCTGTTGGTCGCAACAAGTTCAAACGTATCGTTCGTGAAAGTTTCCGCAATAAGCAACATTCCTTACCTGCGAAAGACTTTGTAGTTATCGCTAAAAAGAGTGCTCAAGAATTGAGTAACGAAGACTTCAACAAGCTATTAGACAAATTATGGCATCGCCTGTCTCGCCCTTCTCGTGGATAG
- the dnaN gene encoding DNA polymerase III subunit beta, protein MKFSIERSLLLKPLQQVSGALGGRPSLPILGNILLQVENGQLSMTATDLEVELISKITLEGDFEAGAVTVPSRKFLDICRGLPDSANITIVLEGDRVLVRSGRSRFTLATLPANDFPNIEGWESEVEITLSQAQLRKLIESTQFSMANQDVRYYLNGMMFETQGNIFRSVATDGHRMAVCNMPVESELPEQQVIMPRKGIQELVRLLDSPDQSVTLQFGNSNVRAEVNNFVFTSKLVDGRFPDYRRVMPQSSNKTLEADCDELRQAFARAAILSNEKFRGVRVNLANNQMRITANNPEQEEAEEILDVDFQGDDIEIGFNVSYVLDVLNTLKCERVRISMTTANASALVEDCANDEAQYVVMPIRL, encoded by the coding sequence ATGAAATTTTCTATTGAACGCAGTCTGTTACTAAAACCACTGCAACAAGTATCTGGTGCCCTTGGTGGCCGTCCATCACTGCCTATTTTAGGAAATATCTTACTTCAGGTTGAAAATGGTCAGTTGTCGATGACAGCAACCGATCTGGAAGTTGAGTTAATCAGCAAAATTACTCTAGAAGGTGATTTTGAAGCAGGTGCAGTTACTGTTCCTTCTCGTAAGTTTTTAGATATTTGTCGTGGTTTGCCTGATAGTGCGAACATTACCATTGTATTAGAAGGTGATCGTGTTTTAGTTCGTTCAGGACGTAGCCGATTCACTCTTGCTACATTACCTGCAAATGATTTTCCAAACATCGAAGGTTGGGAGAGTGAAGTTGAAATTACACTTTCTCAAGCACAACTGCGCAAGTTAATTGAAAGCACTCAATTCTCTATGGCTAACCAAGATGTTCGCTATTACCTAAATGGTATGATGTTTGAAACTCAAGGTAATATTTTCCGTTCGGTTGCAACAGATGGTCACCGAATGGCGGTATGTAATATGCCGGTTGAATCTGAATTGCCAGAGCAACAAGTGATCATGCCACGCAAAGGTATTCAAGAGCTAGTTCGCTTACTTGACTCACCCGATCAGAGTGTTACTTTACAGTTTGGTAATTCAAATGTGCGTGCAGAAGTGAATAACTTTGTTTTCACTTCTAAGCTTGTTGATGGTCGTTTCCCTGATTATCGACGCGTAATGCCACAAAGTAGTAATAAAACGCTTGAAGCGGATTGTGATGAACTGCGTCAAGCATTTGCGCGTGCAGCTATTTTATCAAATGAAAAGTTCCGTGGTGTTCGTGTTAATTTAGCAAATAACCAAATGCGTATTACAGCGAATAACCCTGAACAAGAAGAAGCGGAAGAGATCCTAGATGTGGATTTCCAAGGCGATGATATCGAAATTGGCTTTAACGTAAGCTATGTATTAGATGTTCTGAATACTCTAAAATGTGAGCGTGTGCGAATTTCAATGACAACAGCTAATGCTAGTGCGTTAGTGGAAGATTGTGCTAATGATGAAGCACAATACGTTGTTATGCCAATCCGTCTGTAG